A window of Hyperolius riggenbachi isolate aHypRig1 chromosome 1, aHypRig1.pri, whole genome shotgun sequence contains these coding sequences:
- the FAM216A gene encoding protein FAM216A: protein MEAQKTNEYSSVCAMQLPDGRNKEFNHETEAHVSHSVCGQKNAERQCRTLESAPTTSQVRTIQIPTSMKNATFLQHPDLTMGQKLYLCSIARIYSTSNMRALIDHQLKSRIRYGARKAHLNHKTSGRIQSGTKDHRTTSDTRIKSCFSGMEDKSRLKDKQQTTTKTVVSIESTTQKVKSISMKDALSDH from the exons ATGGAAGCACAGAAAACAAATGAGTACAGTTCAGTATGTGCAATGCAGCTCCCAGATGGAAG GAATAAGGAGTTCAATCACGAGACTGAAGCACATG TAAGTCATAGTGTTTGTGGGCAAAAGAATGCAGAGAGGCAGTGCAGAACATTGGAAAGTGCCCCGACCACCTCACAAGTCAGGACAATACAAATCCCCACATCTATGAAGAATGCTACATTTCTTCAG CACCCAGATCTGACTATGGGACAGAAACTGTACTTGTGCAGCATTGCCAGAATCTACAGCACCAGTAACATGAGAGCTTTGATTGACCATCAGCTGAAGTCACGGATAAGATATG gagcAAGGAAAGCACATCTAAACCACAAGACTTCGGGAAGAATACAAAGTGGAACTAAGGATCACCGTACAACAAG TGACACCAGAATTAAGTCATGCTTTTCTGGAATGGAAGATAAGTCAAGACTGAAAG ACAAACAGCAAACCACAACTAAAACAGTGGTGTCCATCGAATCCACAACACAAAAGGTCAAGTCTATTTCCATGAAGGATGCCCTCAGTGATCACTGA
- the VPS29 gene encoding vacuolar protein sorting-associated protein 29, translating into MPLVLVLGDLHIPHRCNSLPAKFKKLLVPGKIQHILCTGNLCTKESYDYLKTLAGDVHIVRGDFDENLNYPEQKVVTVGQFKIGLIHGHQVIPWGDMASLALLQRQLDVDIMVSGHTQKFEAFEHENKFYINPGSATGAYNALESNIIPSFVLMDIQASAVVTYVYQLIGDDVKVERIEYKKS; encoded by the exons TTGGTCTTGGTGTTAGGAGATCTGCACATTCCCCATCGCTGTAACAGCTTACCTGCAAAGTTCAAAAAACTTCTTGTTCCTGGGAAAATTCAGCATATTTTGTGCACGGGGAATCTCTGTACCAAGGAGAGCTATGACTACCTCAAGACGTTGGCTGGGGATGTTCACATTGTCAGAGGAGACTTTGATGAG AATTTAAATTACCCTGAACAAAAAGTGGTAACCGTTGGGCAGTTTAAAATTGGGTTAATCCATGGCCATCAAGTTATTCCCTGGGGTGACATGGCTAGCCTTGCGCTCCTGCAGAGGCAGCTTGATGTAGACATTATGGTTTCGGGACATACTCAAAAATTTGAGGCATTTGAACATGAAAACAAGTTCTATATaaaccctggatctgccacaggaGCCTATAATGCTTTAGAAAG CAACATCATCCCATCATTTGTTCTTATGGATATCCAGGCATCAGCAGTAGTCACATATGTGTACCAGTTAATTGGTGATGACGTCAAAGTAGAGAGAATTGAGTACAAGAAGTCCTGA